ATACCCATATCTCGTCCACCTGTTTTGCCAGCCTTAAAGTCAGCAATTGTTCCACCGCGGATCCAAGTTCATCCATGAAAATGTTATGGAAATTCAGATAAGAGCTGATGGGCAGGACTCCCTTATGGGCGGCAAAACGGCAATATTCCAAAGCCCTGGCCCGGTCATTTTCCTCATTACCTGTTATCTTTGTTACAACCATTACCAGCTTCATCCGGCATTCCTCCTTCCTGTGTCTCTTTGAACCAGACCGGGATCCCATGCTCTACGGCAAACTTCACTTCCTGCGCCATGCCCTCCGTTGTCTTTCCATATACCCAGACTTCATCACACTCCTGCATCAGTTTCATTCCCATGGAAATCCCATCCGTTCGCTCTTTGAGACTACCCTCATTCAGAAATTGAGGAAACATAAGATGCGGGGCAATCGGGAGACAACCTTCCTCATATGCCTTTCTACAGTACCTTGCAGCTTTTTCACTGTTCCCTTTTAAATCTCCACGAAAGGGGCTGCATATAAAAATCTTTTTCATCTTTTCCTGCTATCCTTTCCGCACATGGCTGATGACTTCTTTTTTTCTGAAAGAAACGACAGGAATCCCTTTTTGGTTTTCTCATTCGTTACCATAATTCTTGAACAATCCTCTCCACTTACAATAATCCGCACTATCCTCATGGCTAAAAACCTCCTTTCCTTTTGAGA
The nucleotide sequence above comes from Lacrimispora sp. BS-2. Encoded proteins:
- a CDS encoding DUF4406 domain-containing protein; this translates as MKKIFICSPFRGDLKGNSEKAARYCRKAYEEGCLPIAPHLMFPQFLNEGSLKERTDGISMGMKLMQECDEVWVYGKTTEGMAQEVKFAVEHGIPVWFKETQEGGMPDEAGNGCNKDNR